Within Corallococcus exiguus, the genomic segment GACATGGACGAGGCCGTGGCCTGGGCGAAGCGCTGCCCCAACCCCATGTCGGGTCGGAACGTGATCGAAATCCGGCCGTTCTTCGAGGCAGAGGACATGGCCGAGGCCCTGTCGACCGATGCCCAGACGCGCGAGAAGCTCGGCGTCGCCTGAGACCGGCGGCCGCCGTTTTTTCGTGGCCGAGCGACGCGCCGTGTAGTCCTCGGGCCTTCAATGCTGGGGGTGGCGACGGCGCTCGCGGGCGGCGGCGGCGGCGATGACCAGCAGCGCGGCGGTGAGCGCGGTGAAGACGAGGCTCGCGGACGTGGGCGCCGTCAGCGCGAGCAGCCCCAGGGACAGCAGGAACGCGAGCGCGTCCACGGCGGCGGGCCTCGGCTGAGGCAGCACGAGCACCGTGGCGCACGCGGCCAGCGGCACGCCCAGCGCGACCTGCCGGAAGATGGCGTCGGTGTTGGTGCGCACGGTCTCCCAGTAGTTGATCAGGATGGCGGCGAAGATGACCACCGTGCCGCCCGCGAGCACGAGCACGCCCGCGGCCGCCGCGTCCTTGGTGAGCCGGGCCTTCTCGTCGAACTGCTGCACGGCCAGGTCCACCAGCTGCTCCAGCGCGCTGTTGAGGATCTCCGCGAAGAAGATGAGCAGCACGCAGAAGATGAGCGTGACCTTCTCCGCGAGTCCCAGCGGGATGCCGCTGCCCACCAGCCCCACCAGCACGCCGGAGATGAGGTGGATGCGCATGTTTCGCTGCCAGGCCACGGTGTGGATGAGCCCTGCCCACGCATGTCCGAACGAGGCGAACAGGCCGTTGCTGCGGCGGGAGGGAAACTGGGGACGGGGGGTTACAGGAACGGTCATCGGAAGGTGAAGGGGTGGGCAGGCTAGCACCCACGGGTCCGATTGAAGCGGGGGAGTGAAGGGGTAAGGTCGGTCGCGTGATGCGAACGTTCCTTCCGTCCTGGTCGCGCTCGCTGGCGCTGACCCTGCTGTGCACCTCCGTCCTCGCTCATGCGCAGGGCACTCCTGAAGCTTTTGAAGGCGACGACCTGGGGTTGGAGCCGCCGGGTGTTCAATACCTGCCAGCTCCGGCGCCCCGGGCGCACGAGCAGCGCCGCCTGTCGCCGGACGCGCCCGCCGTGGTGCGCCGTGAGACGCGAGCCGCGAAGTCCAACGTGAAGACCGCGGGCGTACCGCAGACGCGGCGAGGCGAGGGCGCGCTGTCCGGCAAGGTCATCTACCTGAGCCCGGGCCACGGCTTCTATCGCGACAACGGGTTGAAGCGCTGGGCGACGCAGCGGCCCAACACCTGGGGCGTGGTGGAGGACTTCATCTCCGTGGAGGTGGTGTCGCAGGAGCTGCAGCCCATGCTGATGGCGGCGGGCGCCACGGTGGTGTCCGTGCGTGAGACGGACCTGAACCCGCTCATCGCCACCGTGGACAACGGCGGCACGGGCTACGTGGAGGACGGAGACGCCGCGCGCTTCCACGCCTCCACGCAGAAGGGCTGGGCGCCTCCGCCCGTGCCCATGGGCAATGGGGTGGAGCCCTTCACGCTGGGCACCACGCGCACGCTGGACACGGCGGCCACCTCCACCGCGAAGGCGACGTGGACGCCGGACGTGCAGGCGGACGCGTCCTACAACGTCTACGTCTCCTACGGCTCCGACCCCACGCGCGCGACGGACGCGCACTACGTGGTGAAGCACGCGGGAGGGGAGAGTCACTTCCGCGTGAACCAGCAGCGCCACGGCGGAACGTGGGTGCTGCTGGGGCGCTTCTACTTCAATGCGGGCTCGCATCCGGAGTCCGGCGCGGTGGTGCTGGAGAACGACTCGGCGCAGGGGGCGGGCGCGACGCTGTCCGTGGACGCGGTGCGGCTGGGCGGTGGACGCGGCCTGATGGGCGACGCGGCGCAGGGGCCGCTCTTGCGTCCGCGCTTCGAGGAGAGCGGGCGCTACCACGTGCAGTACAGCGGAGCACCGTTCAGCGTGTACGCGCCGTCGGGGGCCAACGCGCTGTCCAACGAGCGCAACGCGGACGTGACGTCCCGGCCGCGCTTCGCAGCGTGGCTGCATGAGGAGGGCGAGGACGCCGTCTACGTCGCGTGGCACACCAACGCGGGTACGTCCGGCACGATTCGGGGGACGGAGGCCTACGTCTACGGACCGAACCCGGTGGACGGCACGCTCAACTTCACCGGCGTGAAGGGCGGCGACGTGCTGGGGCGCGCACTCTTGTCCCAGATTGAAACGGACCTCAAGCGCGAGGTGGATCCGAACTGGCGGGTGCGCAGCCTGCGCTCGGCGAACCTGGGCGAGGTGAACCCCTCGCACAACCCGGAGATGCCCAGCGTGCTCCTGGAGATGGCGTACCACGACAACACGACGGACGCGGCGAACCTCAAGGAGGCGCGCGTCCGCCACGTGGCCGCGCGCGCCATCACCCAGGGACTCATCAAGTACTTCGCGACCCGCGACGGTGCGGCGGTGCACCTGCCGCCGGAGACGCCGGGAGCGGTGGTGGCGCGCAACGCGACGCCCGGCGCGGTGGAGGTGAAATGGACCGCGCCTCCGCAGGTCGCGTCGGAAGAAGGACGCGACGCCCCCACGGGCTACCGGCTCTATCAGAGCGCGGACGGCTTCGGCTGGGACGAGGGCACGGAGATCCAGAACACGTCGGCCACCGTCACGCTGTCGCCCGGCACGCTGCGCTACTTCCGCGTGGCGGCGGTGAACGCGGGCGGCGAGTCCTTCCCGTCCGCCACGGTGGGCGTGCGGGTGGGGGACACGGCACCGGTGCTGATGGTCAACGCGTACGAGCGCCTGGACCGGACGGTGGCGTGCGGCGAGGAGCTGGAGACGCCGTACGACCTGGAGGCCCCGCTGCGCGTCTTCCTGGAGGCGATGAACGACGGCAGCTACCTGCGCCAGCACGGCGCGGCGTTCGCGCAGTCGGCGGTGGCGTTCGACAGCGCGACGGGCAACGCGGTGGCGGCGGGGCTGGTGTCGCCCACGGGCTACCGGCTGGTGGACTGGTCCACCGGGCGCGGAGGTGTGGGGGGCGCGGGCCTGACGCGGACGGAGCAGGACGCCCTGCGCGCGTTCGTCACCGGCGGCGGCCACCTGATGCTGTCGGGCGGACGCACGGTGTCCACGCTCGCGGCCGGTAGCGCGGACGACAAGCTGTTCCTCACGGACATCCTCCGGGCGTCCATCGCGGCGGGGGCGCCGGTGGCCCGGGTGCAGGGCTCGGCGGGCGGGCTCCTCGCGGACCTGGCGGCCACGCCGCTGGCGGATGGGACGCTCGGCGCCTATCCGGTGGGGGCGACGGACGTGCTGGCCCCGACGGGCGGCGGCGCGGACGTGCTTCGCTACACCGGCACGTCGCTGGGCGCGGGCGTGCTCTCCGCGGGCACGGCGCCCGCGGGCCAGGTGCTGGTGCTGGGCTTCCCGTTCGAGGGCCTTGCGTCCAATCGTGAGCGGTCGCGGCTGGTGGGCGCGTTCCTGGTACGTTCAGGACTCGTCACCCAGGCGCCGGCCCTGCCCGACGCGGACGTGACGCCCGCGGTCAGCCCCCGGCCGCTGTCGTCCTGCGTGGCGGTGCGGGAGGTGGATCCGCATCCGCCGGTGGACCCGGGCCCGGTGGACCCGGAGCCGCAACCCACGGTCATTCCGGCGCTCCCCAATGACTATTCCCCCAAGGGGGACAGCGGCTGCGGATGCGGGGCCGGAGCGGGAACGGCCTCCGGGCTCTGGCTGTTGGTCGGGGTGATTGTTCAGCTCCGGCGTGCACGCGCGAAAGCGGCCCACGCGAAGCGTTGACTCGGCGGGGGCGCCTGCCTACGGTCGCCCGCCTTCTTTACGAGATTCATGACGGTGGGCCGCGAAGGCCCACTCCTGCAAGGAGACGGAAAACACCATGGCCATCAAGCTCGCCATCAACGGCTTCGGTCGTATCGGTCGCTGCATCCTGCGCGCCGCGCTCAGCCGCAAGGAAGACCTCGAGATCGTCGCCATCAACGACCTCGACAAGCCGTCGGCGCTGGCCCACCTGTTCAAGTACGACTCCGTGCACCGCACGTGGCCGGGCGAGGTGTCCCACACCGACAAGGGCATCGTGGTGAACGGCAAGGAGATCGCCGTCACCGCGGAGAAGGACCCCTCCGCGCTGCCCTGGAAGAACATGAACGTGGACGTGGTGATGGAGTGCACCGGCCGCTTCACGGCCCGTGACGCCGCCGCCAAGCACCTGGCCGCGGGCGCCAAGAAGGTCATCATCTCCGCGCCGGCCAAGGGCCCGGACCTGACCATCGCGTACGGCATCAACCAGAACGAGTACGACCCGGCGAAGCACCACATCGTGTCCAACGCCTCGTGCACCACCAACTGCCTGGCGCCCATCGCCAAGGTGCTGGTGGACAACTTCGGCATCGAGAAGGGCCTGATGACGACGGTGCACAGCTACACCAACGACCAGCGCATCCTGGACCTCACCCACGAGGACATGCGCCGCGCCCGCGCCGCCGCGCTCTCCATGATCCCCACCAGCACCGGCGCCGCGAAGGCCATCGGTGAGGTCATCCCGTCGCTCAAGGGCAAGATGCACGGCATCTCCGTCCGCGTCCCCACCCCGAACGTGTCCCTGGTGGACCTGACGGTGAACACCACCAAGAAGGTCACGGCCGAAGAGGTCATCGCCGCGATGAAGGCCGCCGCCAACGGCGCGCTCAAGGGCGTGCTGGAGTTCAGCGACGCGCAGACGGTGTCGGTGGACTACAACGGCAACCCGCACTCGGCCATCTTCGACGCGACCAACTGCTTCGTGATGGGCGACAACATGGTCAAGGTCATGGCCTGGTACGACAACGAGTGGGGCTTCTCCAACCGCATGGTCGACACGGCGAAGTTCCTCGTGTCCAAGGGCGTGGCGTAAGTCGCGCCGCACCGGCACCCCAGGCTGACCGAGACAGGCACAAGGGACACCCAAGATGATCCGCTACATCGATGACCTGCAGTTGACCGGCAAGCGCGTCTTCATCCGCGTGGACTTCAACGTCCCGCTGGAGGGGCGCCGCATCACCGACGACACCCGCATCCGTGAAGCGCTCCCCACCATCCGGCGCGCGCTGGAGATGGGCGGCAAGGTCATCCTGGCGTCCCACCTCGGTCGGCCCAAGGGGGCGGACCCCAAGCTGTCCACCGTGCTCGTCGCGGAGAAGCTGGCGGAGCTACTGGGCGGCAAGCACGAGGTCATCCACGCGGACGACTGCGTGGGTGACAACGTGAAGAAGCAGGTGAATGACCTGAAGGCGGGGCAGGTGCTCCTCTTGGAGAACCTGCGCTTCCACAAGGAGGAGGAGGCGAACGACGAGGCCTTCTCGCGCGAACTGGCGGCGCTGGCGGACGTCTACGTCAACGACGCGTTCGGCACGGCGCACCGCGCGCACGCGTCCACGGCCGGCATGGTGCCCTTCGTGAAGGAGAAGGCCGCCGGCCTCCTGATGCGCAAGGAGATCGAGTACCTGGGCGACAAGGTGCTGCGCAATCCGCAGAAGCCCTTCGTGGCCATCCTGGGCGGCTCCAAGGTGAGCGACAAGATCAAGGTCATCGAGAGCCTGCTGCCCAAGG encodes:
- a CDS encoding golvesin C-terminal-like domain-containing protein, coding for MRTFLPSWSRSLALTLLCTSVLAHAQGTPEAFEGDDLGLEPPGVQYLPAPAPRAHEQRRLSPDAPAVVRRETRAAKSNVKTAGVPQTRRGEGALSGKVIYLSPGHGFYRDNGLKRWATQRPNTWGVVEDFISVEVVSQELQPMLMAAGATVVSVRETDLNPLIATVDNGGTGYVEDGDAARFHASTQKGWAPPPVPMGNGVEPFTLGTTRTLDTAATSTAKATWTPDVQADASYNVYVSYGSDPTRATDAHYVVKHAGGESHFRVNQQRHGGTWVLLGRFYFNAGSHPESGAVVLENDSAQGAGATLSVDAVRLGGGRGLMGDAAQGPLLRPRFEESGRYHVQYSGAPFSVYAPSGANALSNERNADVTSRPRFAAWLHEEGEDAVYVAWHTNAGTSGTIRGTEAYVYGPNPVDGTLNFTGVKGGDVLGRALLSQIETDLKREVDPNWRVRSLRSANLGEVNPSHNPEMPSVLLEMAYHDNTTDAANLKEARVRHVAARAITQGLIKYFATRDGAAVHLPPETPGAVVARNATPGAVEVKWTAPPQVASEEGRDAPTGYRLYQSADGFGWDEGTEIQNTSATVTLSPGTLRYFRVAAVNAGGESFPSATVGVRVGDTAPVLMVNAYERLDRTVACGEELETPYDLEAPLRVFLEAMNDGSYLRQHGAAFAQSAVAFDSATGNAVAAGLVSPTGYRLVDWSTGRGGVGGAGLTRTEQDALRAFVTGGGHLMLSGGRTVSTLAAGSADDKLFLTDILRASIAAGAPVARVQGSAGGLLADLAATPLADGTLGAYPVGATDVLAPTGGGADVLRYTGTSLGAGVLSAGTAPAGQVLVLGFPFEGLASNRERSRLVGAFLVRSGLVTQAPALPDADVTPAVSPRPLSSCVAVREVDPHPPVDPGPVDPEPQPTVIPALPNDYSPKGDSGCGCGAGAGTASGLWLLVGVIVQLRRARAKAAHAKR
- a CDS encoding phosphoglycerate kinase; the protein is MIRYIDDLQLTGKRVFIRVDFNVPLEGRRITDDTRIREALPTIRRALEMGGKVILASHLGRPKGADPKLSTVLVAEKLAELLGGKHEVIHADDCVGDNVKKQVNDLKAGQVLLLENLRFHKEEEANDEAFSRELAALADVYVNDAFGTAHRAHASTAGMVPFVKEKAAGLLMRKEIEYLGDKVLRNPQKPFVAILGGSKVSDKIKVIESLLPKVDALLVGGAMAYTFLKAQGIEVGKSRVEEGDKLALAAKLLDTAKRLKTPLVLPIDHIVCADIDGKGPVKETPDQVVPADMMGLDIGPKTRAMYTQRIRDAKTVIWNGPMGRFEVDKFAEGTRSVAAAMSINKDAVTVIGGGDSAAAVEQMGYADKMSHVSTGGGASLEFLEGQPLPGIKALETK
- a CDS encoding diacylglycerol kinase family protein — translated: MTVPVTPRPQFPSRRSNGLFASFGHAWAGLIHTVAWQRNMRIHLISGVLVGLVGSGIPLGLAEKVTLIFCVLLIFFAEILNSALEQLVDLAVQQFDEKARLTKDAAAAGVLVLAGGTVVIFAAILINYWETVRTNTDAIFRQVALGVPLAACATVLVLPQPRPAAVDALAFLLSLGLLALTAPTSASLVFTALTAALLVIAAAAARERRRHPQH
- the gap gene encoding type I glyceraldehyde-3-phosphate dehydrogenase gives rise to the protein MAIKLAINGFGRIGRCILRAALSRKEDLEIVAINDLDKPSALAHLFKYDSVHRTWPGEVSHTDKGIVVNGKEIAVTAEKDPSALPWKNMNVDVVMECTGRFTARDAAAKHLAAGAKKVIISAPAKGPDLTIAYGINQNEYDPAKHHIVSNASCTTNCLAPIAKVLVDNFGIEKGLMTTVHSYTNDQRILDLTHEDMRRARAAALSMIPTSTGAAKAIGEVIPSLKGKMHGISVRVPTPNVSLVDLTVNTTKKVTAEEVIAAMKAAANGALKGVLEFSDAQTVSVDYNGNPHSAIFDATNCFVMGDNMVKVMAWYDNEWGFSNRMVDTAKFLVSKGVA